A stretch of Bos taurus isolate L1 Dominette 01449 registration number 42190680 breed Hereford chromosome 5, ARS-UCD2.0, whole genome shotgun sequence DNA encodes these proteins:
- the GNB3 gene encoding guanine nucleotide-binding protein G(I)/G(S)/G(T) subunit beta-3 isoform X1 — MYPPPLKTLEPQTHPPRHPRTHPAPTHAHVCFPPQDARKACADTTLAELVSGLEVVGRVQMRTRRTLRGHLAKIYAMHWATDSKLLVSASQDGKLIVWDTYTTNKVHAIPLRSSWVMTCAYAPSGNFVACGGLDNMCSIYSLKSREGNVKVSRELSAHTGYLSCCRFLDDNNIVTSSGDTTCALWDIETGQQKTVFVGHTGDCMSLAVSPDFRLFISGACDASAKLWDVREGTCRQTFTGHESDINAICFFPNGEAICTGSDDASCRLFDLRADQELTTYAHESIICGITSVAFSLSGRLLFAGYDDFNCNVWDSMKCERVGILSGHDNRVSCLGVTADGMAVATGSWDSFLKIWN; from the exons ATGTACCCCCCACCCCTCAAAACCCTAGAGCCCCAAACCCACCCACCTAGACACCCGCGCACACACCCTGCCCCTACCCACGCCCATGTCTGCTTTCCCCCTCAGGATGCCAGGAAAGCCTGTGCCGACACTACCCTGGCAGAG CTGGTGTCTGGCCTCGAAGTCGTGGGACGCGTGCAGATGCGGACACGGCGGACCTTAAGGGGACACCTGGCCAAGATCTACGCCATGCACTGGGCCACCGACTCTAA GCTGTTGGTAAGCGCCTCGCAAGATGGAAAGCTGATCGTGTGGGACACATACACCACCAACAAG GTCCACGCCATCCCGCTGCGCTCCTCCTGGGTCATGACCTGTGCCTACGCCCCGTCAGGGAACTTCGTGGCCTGTGGGGGGCTGGACAACATGTGTTCCATCTACAGCCTCAAATCCCGGGAGGGCAACGTCAAGGTCAGCCGGGAGCTGTCGGCTCACACAG GTTATCTCTCCTGCTGCCGTTTTCTGGACGACAACAACATCGTGACCAGCTCCGGGGACACCACGTG TGCCCTGTGGGACATCGAGACTGGGCAGCAGAAGACTGTGTTTGTGGGGCACACGGGGGACTGCATGAGCCTGGCCGTgtcccctgacttcagactcttcATCTCGGGGGCCTGTGATGCCAGCGCCAAGCTCTGGGACGTGCGGGAGGGGACCTGCCGGCAGACTTTCACCGGCCACGAGTCGGACATCAACGCTATCTGC TTCTTCCCCAATGGAGAGGCCATCTGCACGGGCTCAGACGATGCCTCCTGCCGCCTGTTTGACTTGCGGGCTGACCAGGAGCTGACCACCTACGCCCACGAGAGCATCATCTGTGGCATCACGTCTGTGGCCTTCTCGCTCAGCGGCCGCCTGCTCTTCGCAGGCTACGACGACTTCAACTGCAATGTGTGGGACTCCATGAAGTGCGAGCGCGTGG GCATCCTCTCTGGCCATGACAACAGGGTCAGCTGCCTGGGGGTCACAGCTGATGGGATGGCTGTGGCCACCGGTTCCTGGGACAGCTTCCTCAAAATCTGGAACTGA
- the P3H3 gene encoding prolyl 3-hydroxylase 3 encodes MLRPLRWLLLLLLLPPPGSPEPPGLAPPSPGAPPQAPDLLYADGLRAYAAGAWAPAVALLREALRSRAALGRVRRDCGAHCAAEPGVSLPAAPGPDSGPGAWEPLLLRAALRRAECLTQCGARRLGPGGAARLRVGSAVRDAFRRREPYNYLQRAYYQLKKLDLAAAAAHTFFVANPAHLQMREDMAKYRRMSGVRPQSFRDLETPPYWAAFDTGLEHLGRQEAGLALPWLEEALQESLAQVESCRAGCEGPEEQEREAEEEEGTGSQGGLYEAIAGHWTRVLQCRQRCVGDVATRPGRSLPVPDFLPTQLRRLHEAHAQVGNLSQAMENVLSFLLFYPEDEAAKTALDRYQAQLGEPRPGLGPREDIQRFVLRSLGEKRQLYYAVEHLGASFKDPDPWTPAAFIPEALREKLREDQEKRPWDDEPPQPKPLTHWKDVLLMEGVTLTQDARQLNGSERAVLDGLLTPAECGVLLQLAKDAAEAGARSGYRGRRSPHTPHERFEGLTVLKAAQLARAGAVGSQGAQLLLEVSERVRSLTQAYFSPDRPLHLSFTHLVCRSAIEGEQAQRMDLSHPVHADNCVLDPDTGECWREPPAYTYRDYSGLLYLNDDFQGGDLFFTEPNALTVTAQVRPRCGRLVAFSSGVENPHGVWAVTRGRRCALALWHTWAPEHREQEWMEAKELLRGPEKDEGEDVASRDPGPEPPSRRLPRLQDKAGKPPRIREEL; translated from the exons ATGCTCCGGCCCCTCCGGTGGCTGCTGCTCCTGTTGCTCCTGCCTCCCCCGGGGTCCCCCGAGCCCCCCGGCCTGGCCCCGCCGTCCCCAGGGGCGCCTCCCCAGGCCCCCGACTTGCTCTACGCAGACGGGCTGCGCGCCTACGCGGCGGGGGCCTGGGCGCCGGCGGTGGCGCTGCTGCGGGAAGCGCTGCGGAGCCGGGCGGCGCTGGGCCGCGTGCGGCGGGATTGCGGGGCGCACTGCGCGGCCGAGCCGGGGGTCTCGCTCCCCGCCGCCCCGGGGCCCGACTCCGGGCCGGGGGCCTGGGAGCCGCTGCTCCTCCGCGCGGCGCTGCGGCGCGCCGAGTGCCTGACCCAGTGCGGGGCGCGGAGGCTGGGCCCCGGGGGCGCGGCGCGGCTCCGGGTGGGGAGCGCGGTCCGGGACGCCTTCCGCCGGCGGGAGCCCTACAACTACCTGCAGAGGGCTTACTACCAG CTGAAGAAGCTGGACTTGGCAGCAGCCGCTGCGCATACCTTCTTTGTGGCAAACCCAGCACACCTGCAGATGCGGGAGGACATGGCTAAGTACAGACGGATGTCAGGGGTTAGGCCCCAGAGCTTCCGGGACCTGGAGACGCCCCCATATTGG GCAGCCTTTGACACCGGCCTGGAACATCTTGGGCGCCAGGAGGCAGGCCTGGCACTGCCCTGGCTGGAGGAGGCCCTGCAGGAGAGCCTGGCCCAGGTGGAGAGCTGCCGGGCTGGCTGTGAGGGGCCGGAGgaacaggagagggaggcagaggaggaggaggggaccgGGAGCCAGGGGGGCCTGTATGAGGCCATCGCAG GGCACTGGACCCGTGTCCTGCAATGCCGGCAGCGCTGTGTGGGGGATGTGGCCACGCGTCCTGGTCGCAGCCTCCCTGTTCCGGACTTCCTTCCCACCCAGCTGAGGCGGCTGCACGAGGCCCACGCTCAGG TGGGGAATCTGTCCCAGGCTATGGAGAATGTCCTGAGCTTCCTGCTCTTCTACCCAGAGGATGAGGCTGCCAAGACAGCTCTGGACCGGTACCAGGCCCAGCTGGGGGAGCCAAGACCTGGCCTCGGGCCCAGAGAG GACATCCAGCGCTTCGTCCTTCGATCCCTGGGGGAGAAGAGACAGCTGTACTATGCTGTGGAGCACCTGGGGGCCAGCTTCAAGGATCCC GACCCCTGGACCCCAGCTGCCTTCATCCCTGAGGCCCTCAGAGAAAAGCTCAG AGAGGATCAGGAGAAGAGGCCGTGGGACGATGAGCCTCCACAACCGAAGCCCCTGACTCACTGGAAGG ATGTCCTCCTCATGGAGGGAGTAACCCTGACCCAGGACGCGAGGCAGCTGAACGGGTCGGAGCGAGCCGTGCTGGACGGGCTGCTCACCCCGGCCGAGTGTGGGGTGCTGCTGCAGCTGGCCAAG GATGCAGCTGAGGCTGGAGCCAGGTCTGGCTATCGGGGTCGCCGCTCCCCACACACCCCCCACGAACGCTTTGAGGGGCTCACGGTGCTCAAGGCCGCACAG CTGGCCCGGGCTGGGGCGGTGGGCAGTCAGGGTGCCCAGCTGCTCCTGGAGGTGAGCGAGCGGGTGCGGAGCCTAACCCAGGCCTACTTCTCCCCCGACCGGCCCCTGCATCTCTCCTTCACCCACCTGGTGTGCCGGAGCGCCATAGAAG GGGAGCAGGCGCAGCGCATGGACCTGAGCCACCCGGTGCACGCCGACAACTGTGTCCTGGATCCTGACACCGGGGAGTGCTGGCGGGAGCCCCCAGCCTACACCTACCGAGACTACAG tGGACTCCTCTACCTCAACGATGACTTCCAGGGCGGGGACCTGTTCTTCACGGAGCCCAACGCCCTCACAGTCACG gcaCAGGTTCGTCCTCGCTGCGGCCGCCTCGTGGCCTTCAGCTCAGgcgtggagaatccccacggtGTGTGGGCCGTGACACGCGGGCGGCGCTGTGCCCTGGCACTGTGGCACACCTGGGCCCCTGAGCACAGGGAGCAG GAGTGGATGGAAGCCAAAGAGCTGCTGCGGGGGCCAGAGAAGGATGAAGGAGAAGATGTGGCCAGCAGGGACCCCGGCCCAGAACCCCCCAGCCGCAGGCTTCCGCGGCTCCAGGACAAGGCTGGGAAGCCGCCTCGCATTCGAGAGGAGTTGTGA
- the GNB3 gene encoding guanine nucleotide-binding protein G(I)/G(S)/G(T) subunit beta-3 — MGEMEQLRQEAEQLKKQIADARKACADTTLAELVSGLEVVGRVQMRTRRTLRGHLAKIYAMHWATDSKLLVSASQDGKLIVWDTYTTNKVHAIPLRSSWVMTCAYAPSGNFVACGGLDNMCSIYSLKSREGNVKVSRELSAHTGYLSCCRFLDDNNIVTSSGDTTCALWDIETGQQKTVFVGHTGDCMSLAVSPDFRLFISGACDASAKLWDVREGTCRQTFTGHESDINAICFFPNGEAICTGSDDASCRLFDLRADQELTTYAHESIICGITSVAFSLSGRLLFAGYDDFNCNVWDSMKCERVGILSGHDNRVSCLGVTADGMAVATGSWDSFLKIWN; from the exons ATGGGGGAGATGGAACAGTTGCGGCAGGAAGCGGAGCAGCTCAAGAAGCAGATCGCA GATGCCAGGAAAGCCTGTGCCGACACTACCCTGGCAGAG CTGGTGTCTGGCCTCGAAGTCGTGGGACGCGTGCAGATGCGGACACGGCGGACCTTAAGGGGACACCTGGCCAAGATCTACGCCATGCACTGGGCCACCGACTCTAA GCTGTTGGTAAGCGCCTCGCAAGATGGAAAGCTGATCGTGTGGGACACATACACCACCAACAAG GTCCACGCCATCCCGCTGCGCTCCTCCTGGGTCATGACCTGTGCCTACGCCCCGTCAGGGAACTTCGTGGCCTGTGGGGGGCTGGACAACATGTGTTCCATCTACAGCCTCAAATCCCGGGAGGGCAACGTCAAGGTCAGCCGGGAGCTGTCGGCTCACACAG GTTATCTCTCCTGCTGCCGTTTTCTGGACGACAACAACATCGTGACCAGCTCCGGGGACACCACGTG TGCCCTGTGGGACATCGAGACTGGGCAGCAGAAGACTGTGTTTGTGGGGCACACGGGGGACTGCATGAGCCTGGCCGTgtcccctgacttcagactcttcATCTCGGGGGCCTGTGATGCCAGCGCCAAGCTCTGGGACGTGCGGGAGGGGACCTGCCGGCAGACTTTCACCGGCCACGAGTCGGACATCAACGCTATCTGC TTCTTCCCCAATGGAGAGGCCATCTGCACGGGCTCAGACGATGCCTCCTGCCGCCTGTTTGACTTGCGGGCTGACCAGGAGCTGACCACCTACGCCCACGAGAGCATCATCTGTGGCATCACGTCTGTGGCCTTCTCGCTCAGCGGCCGCCTGCTCTTCGCAGGCTACGACGACTTCAACTGCAATGTGTGGGACTCCATGAAGTGCGAGCGCGTGG GCATCCTCTCTGGCCATGACAACAGGGTCAGCTGCCTGGGGGTCACAGCTGATGGGATGGCTGTGGCCACCGGTTCCTGGGACAGCTTCCTCAAAATCTGGAACTGA
- the GPR162 gene encoding probable G-protein coupled receptor 162, with protein sequence MARGGAGAEEASLRSNALSWLACGLLALLANAWIILSISAKQQKHKPLELLLCFLAGTHILMAAVPLTTFAVVQLRRQASSDYDWNESICKVFVSTYYTLALATCFTVASLSYHRMWMVRWPVNYRLSNAKKQALHAVMGIWMVSFILSTLPSIGWHNNGERYYARGCQFIVSKIGLGFGVCFSLLLLGGIVMGLVCVAITFYQTLWARPRRARQARRAGGGGGARGGGPGGLGTRPAFEVPAIVVEDARGKRRSSLDGSESAKTSLQVTNLVSAIVFLYDSLTGVPILVVSFFSLKSDSAPPWMVLAVLWCSMAQTLLLPSFIWSCERYRADVRTVWEQCVAIMSEEDGEDDEGCDDYADGRVCKVRFDANGATGPGGRDPTQVKLLPGRHMLFPPLERVHYLQVPLSRRLSHDETNIFSTPRAPGSFLHKWSSSDDIRVLPAQSRALGGPPEHLGPRQRLEDEEDEEEAGGGGLATLRQFLEGGVLGSGGGPPRGPGFFREEITTFIDETPLPSPAASPGPSPRRPRPLGVSPRRLSLGSPDSRAIGLPLGLSAGRRCSLTGGEGSTKAWGGSWGPGNPIFPQLTL encoded by the exons ATGgctcggggcggggcgggggcagagGAGGCCTCCCTCCGCTCGAACGCGCTGTCCTGGCTGGCCTGCGGGCTGCTGGCGCTGCTGGCCAACGCCTGGATCATCCTTAGCATCTCAGCCAAGCAGCAGAAGCACAAGCCACTGGAGCTGCTGCTCTGCTTCCTGGCGGGCACGCACATCCTCATGGCGGCCGTGCCCCTCACCACCTTTGCTGTGGTGCAGCTGCGGCGCCAGGCCTCCTCCGACTATGACTGGAACGAGAGCATCTGCAAGGTCTTCGTGTCCACCTACTACACGCTGGCCCTGGCCACCTGCTTTACCGTGGCCTCCCTCTCCTACCACCGCATGTGGATGGTGCGTTGGCCCGTCAACTACCGCCTCAGCAACGCCAAGAAGCAGGCACTGCACGCTGTCATGGGCATCTGGATGGTCAGCTTCATCCTCTCCACCCTGCCCTCCATCGGCTGGCACAACAATGGCGAGCGCTACTACGCCCGTGGCTGCCAGTTCATTGTCTCCAAGATCGGCCTGGGCTTTGGCGTCTGCTTCAGCCTCCTGCTGCTTGGGGGCATCGTCATGGGGCTGGTCTGTGTGGCCATCACCTTCTACCAGACGCTGTGGGCCCGGCCCCGGAGGGCTCGGCAGGCCCGgagagcggggggtgggggtggggctaggGGGGGTGGGCCAGGGGGCTTGGGTACCCGTCCAGCCTTCGAGGTGCCAGCCATCGTGGTGGAGGATGCCCGGGGGAAGCGGCGGTCCTCGCTGGATGGCTCTGAGTCGGCCAAGACATCTCTGCAGGTCACCAACTTGGTCAGCGCCATCGTCTTTCTCTATGACTCCCTCACAGGGGTACCCATCTTG GTGGTGAGTTTCTTTTCCCTGAAGTCGGACTCGGCTCCCCCCTGGATGGTGCTCGCTGTGCTGTGGTGCTCCATGGCACAGACGCTGCTGCTGCCGTCCTTCATCTGGTCCTGCGAGCGCTACCGCGCCGACGTGCGCACGGTGTGGGAGCAGTGCGTGGCTATCATGTCCGAGGAAGACGGCGAAGACG ATGAGGGCTGTGATGACTATGCAGATGGCCGAGTGTGCAAAGTTCGCTTTGATGCCAACGGGGCCACAGGGCCAGGGGGCAGGGACCCCACCCAAGTAAAGTTGCTACCTGGACGGCACATGCTCTTTCCCCCTCTCGAGAGGGTCCACTACTTACAG GTACCTCTGTCCCGCCGTCTCTCCCACGATGAGACCAACATCTTCTCTACTCCTCGGGCACCAGGCTCCTTCCTGCACAAGTGGTCCTCCTCTGATGACATCCGGGTCCTCCCAGCCCAGAGCCGGGCCCTCGGGGGCCCCCCTGAACACCTGGGACcaaggcagaggctggaggacgaggaggatgaggaggaggctggaggcGGGGGGCTGGCCACCCTCCGCCAGTTCCTGGAGGGTGGGGTTCTAGGTTCAGGTGGGGGACCCCCAAGGGGTCCAGGCTTCTTCCGAGAGGAGATCACCACCTTCATCGATGAGACACCTCTGCCTTCTCCAGCCGCCTCGCCGGGGCCCTCTCCTCGCCGGCCCAGGCCTCTGGGGGTCTCACCCCGCCGACTCTCCCTGGGGTCCCCTGATAGCCGAGCCATTGGACTTCCTTTGGGGCTCAGTGCCGGGCGACGCTGCTCCCTGACAGGAGGCGAAGGGAGCACAAAAGCTTGGGGAGGATCCTGGGGCCCAGGGAACCCCATCTTCCCCCAGCTGACCCTGTGA